One part of the Apus apus isolate bApuApu2 chromosome 23, bApuApu2.pri.cur, whole genome shotgun sequence genome encodes these proteins:
- the LAMTOR5 gene encoding ragulator complex protein LAMTOR5 gives MEGTLEQHLEDTMKSPAVVGVLCTDSQGLNLGCRGTLSDEHAGVISVLAQQAAKLSSDPTDTPVVCLESDSGNIMIQKHDSITVAVHKLAS, from the exons ATGGAGGGGACCCTGGAGCAGCACCTGGAGGACAC GATGAAGAGCCCGGCCGTGGTGGGCGTCCTGTGCACCGACTCGCAGGGACTCAACCTGGGCT GCCGAGGAACCCTCTCTGATGAGCACGCTGGGGTGATCTCAGTGCTGGCCCAGCAGGCAGCCAAGCTCAGCTCTGACCCCACAGACACCCCCGTGGTGTGCCTGGAGTCTGACAGCGG GAACATCATGATCCAGAAGCACGACAGCATCACTGTAGCAGTGCACAAACTGGCATCCTGA
- the PROK1 gene encoding prokineticin-1, with product MGTSPTNPPGSFLSQACERDPQCGSGTCCAVSLWLRGLRMCTPLGQEGDECHPFSHKVPFFGKRQHHTCPCSPSFTCSRFLDGRFRCSLDFKNMDF from the exons ATGGGTACAAG TCCCACCAACCCACCAGGATCCTTTTTATCCCAGGCTTGTGAGAGGGATCCCCAGTGTGGGAGCGGGACCTGCTGCGCCGTCAGCCTCTGGCTGCGGGGGCTGAGGATGTGCACCCCCCTGGGACAGGAGGGGGACGAGTGTCACCCCTTCAGCCACAAG GTGCCTTTCTTTGGGAAACGCCAGCACCAcacctgcccctgctcccccagcttcACCTGCTCCAGGTTCCTCGACGGCCGCTTCCGCTGCTCCCTCGACTTCAAGAACATGGATTTTtag
- the KCNA10 gene encoding potassium voltage-gated channel subfamily A member 10 yields the protein MMDVASWKEMEVALVSFDNADQIVEDPCYSNDLSPAGQSRKGHPSCANLLSNLRILINSENANNETIFSRFSAEFSEHLVGERVGMDEGDQRVIINIAGLRFETRLKTLNQFPETLLGDPEKRMRYFDSMRNEYFFDRNRPSFDGILYYYQSGGKIRRPANVPIDVFADEITFYELGDEAMDQFREDEGFIKDPETLLPTNDFHRQFWLLFEYPESSSAARGVALVSVLVIVISIIIFCMETLPEFREEREFKSPQELSKNLTDTFLAHSTFTDPFFVIETACIIWFSFELFVRFIVCPSKTEFFRNIMNIIDIVSIIPYFVTLTTELIQQSELNGQQNMSLAILRIIRLVRVFRIFKLSRHSKGLQILGQTLKASMRELGLLIFFLFIGVILFSSAVYFAEVDEPQSHFSSIPDGFWWAVVTMTTVGYGDMCPTTLGGKIVGTLCAIAGVLTIALPVPVIVSNFNYFYHRETENEEKQILPGEVERILTSVVTGNGSMESLNKTNGGYARDKAKK from the coding sequence ATGATGGACGTGGCCAGTTGGAAGGAGATGGAGGTGGCACTAGTCAGTTTTGACAACGCTGATCAGATCGTGGAGGATCCCTGTTATTCAAATGACCTCAGCCCCGCCGGGCAGTCGAGGAAAGGCCACCCCAGCTGCGCCAACCTCCTCTCCAACTTGAGGATCCTCATCAACAGCGAGAACGCCAACAATGAGACCATCTTCTCCAGGTTCTCCGCCGAGTTCAGTGAGCACCTGGTGGGGGAGAGGGTGGGGATGGATGAGGGGGACCAACGAGTCATCATCAACATCGCTGGGCTGAGGTTTGAGACCAGGCTCAAGACTCTCAACCAGTTTCCTGAGACCTTGCTTGGGGACCCGGAAAAGAGGATGCGTTACTTTGACTCCATGAGGAACGAGTATTTCTTCGACAGGAACAGGCCCAGTTTTGATGGGATCCTGTACTATTACCAGTCTGGTGGGAAAATACGGCGCCCAGCCAACGTCCCCATCGATGTCTTTGCTGATGAAATCACCTTCTATGAGCTGGGTGATGAAGCCATGGACCAGTTCAGGGAGGATGAAGGGTTCATCAAGGACCCTGAGACCCTCTTACCAACCAATGACTTTCATAGGCAATTCTGGCTGCTCTTTGAGTACCCTGAAAGCTCCAGTGCGGCCAGGGGAGTAGCTTTGGTCTCCGTCCTGGTCATTGTCATCTCCATCATCATCTTCTGCATGGAGACCTTACCGGAGTTCAGGGAGGAAAGGGAGTTCAAGTCCCCCCAGGAGCTTTCTAAGAACCTGACGGACACCTTCCTGGCCCACAGCACCTTCACGGACCCTTTCTTTGTCATAGAGACTGCCTGCATCATCTGGTTCTCCTTCGAGCTCTTCGTCAGGTTCATCGTATGCCCCAGCAAGACTGAGTTCTTCAGGAACATCATGAACATCATCGACATCGTGTCCATCATCCCCTACTTCGTGACGCTCACCACCGAGCTGATCCAGCAGAGCGAGCTCAACGGGCAGCAGAACATGTCCTTGGCCATCCTGAGGATCATCCGGCTGGTCAGGGTCTTCAGGATCTTCAAGCTCTCCCGACACTCCAAGGGGCTGCAGATCCTGGGCCAGACCCTCAAGGCCAGCATGCGGGAGCTGGGTTTGctcatcttcttcctcttcatcgGCGTCATCCTCTTCTCCAGCGCCGTCTACTTCGCCGAGGTGGACGAGCCCCAGTCCCATTTCTCCAGCATCCCTGACGGCTTCTGGTGGGCCGTGGTCACCATGACCACCGTTGGCTACGGAGACATGTGTCCCACCACCTTGGGCGGGAAGATCGTGGGCACCCTCTGCGCCATCGCGGGGGTGCTGACCATCGCTCTGCCCGTCCCCGTCATCGTCTCCAACTTCAACTACTTCTACCACCGGGAGACAGAGAACGAGGAGAAGCAGATCCTGCCCGGGGAGGTGGAGAGGATCCTCACCAGCGTGGTGACAGGCAACGGCAGCATGGAGTCCCTCAACAAGACCAACGGGGGCTACGCTCGAGACAAGGCCAAAAAATGA